In Toxoplasma gondii ME49 chromosome X, whole genome shotgun sequence, a single genomic region encodes these proteins:
- a CDS encoding hypothetical protein (encoded by transcript TGME49_223770~Signal peptide predicted by SignalP 2.0 HMM (probability 0.996) with cleavage site probability 0.986 at residue 21), with protein sequence MRFRAVVSVIFFSLCFMCVKAHIPEALERYTPKHLEAIDVLPNDFGPTMVSPPEAAATEVIPPQPFRGPVSMGNSIEQLLREPARFGSLEFYVKQKMQTYFNRFESAVGRNTVIFQLDA encoded by the exons ATGCGGTTCAGGGCTGTTGTTTCTGTTATTTTCTTCAGCTTGTGCTTCATGTGTGTGAAGGCACACATTCCTGAGGCTCTTGAGCGGTACACACCGAAGCATCTGGAGGCTATCG ATGTGCTTCCTAACGACTTCGGGCCGACAA TGGTGAGCCCACCTGAAGCCGCCGCTACGGAAGTTATTCCACCCCAACCCTTCCGGGGACCTGTGTCCATGGGCAACTCAATCGAGCAACTACTGCGGGAGCCTGCTCGATTCGGTAGCTTGGAGTTCTATGTTAAGCAGAAGATGCAAACATACTTCAACAGG TTCGAATCTGCTGTCGGACGTAACACCGTCATTTTCCAG CTTGATGCATGA
- a CDS encoding hypothetical protein (encoded by transcript TGME49_223760) has protein sequence MHQGSGAERVPQGGAWAARSFEDSGETRRSVRSATSGHSESATGEGVRPLLFPSIPAAGSASPSIQHVHTPCVASPAEDLYYSTSQGGALNRPSSRSRQALFPVPEATLDPSSGVVSPHPSPGGRPSRNSYLPFRVSRQSVASPASRHEESVFPAGTEASVSAAPPLSASFAWRVLAEQRRQRHSQLSLGQVYAHLYTPGASRSPSARLPPLPHSSLRPASLLSSTSGGSLASSRHGDERSQNTPHGRGRRSSPSPGLGWGAVRRSRWRLGPPSSASLPSLGSRPPTPSSGVSTVHGFWTTAGTPGDRDMSADGPAVAVPLSGTHRAAFSSLTPGPDTRFHPYRRGATPASSTGYRWSLSSTERAAVEFQPHPDAQLAQVASRIPASTSSSFSPVQAVGSSGVMLQSCPSAGFLSQDGPSSTIQADEGEAYEGGDRASGGPSGAGGEIWDGAPSALSSSVAASPVDIGEAAVQAPEENATDVGQGPMALASRWLRKLVQSARGEDTTWSGQQELQEDCGTSKYQLSFTSQTDNLPGFLPPNSSCSFPSSVVLPMSNSERGKADGEALAGITAERLCEGGEMKSRGTWLYRAPPAKRLLALNEAGTSAYTPGDSGAEPDAWFAKAGAEGPAFPSDREGFLSAGKTTRSLVNPDYALDPWRGVFSDSQEALTASAESGRQNRNVAIEAAGPDDGLAPRWMDELVSAMTIQQRERLLSPAFFRPFTLEEVAQSLEELVRIYADDEDICSDAEESDGAGKGVSEARERANAGRVCLSASLYKSVHASSDASKASNAWGSPLSSVSSSGVPQAGSAVPTTVAAVENSQANSSALAQGSRTYDAETNRDGDAAKASGDGEQRGSGDSAESDVSGDKNRCEATRRKSKDISQTERGGLLFAFNAGVLAHREKLESFVFLLNVLRHLKGVLSACRQPVSGPDSGRLTFAAVAARELSGSSGLSLGRLDFLADPAKTKHAEKTASQFWGEQAALSARALVEAQTHAGWTGVWPLLPQDARRALGRAVERARSLDAATQELARVYLHLQDGEWDWGRPRRSRDSQRPDAVLADQRGCWAPNASLPKRVERKSAGAHVEREFIRVKRLGDGTELWRVVERTEAAPGDGRSLSSGEDAEEARTGFSWSALLGHGVHPREELKGWQLAVQTLFQHPDDACGGVRRLAEDTGIAVTPSTLALLEEVEKELGGPVRSHLSMLSEDFLEILSSLFPGQTPRVECIDMLAAILNTMDFVSLGAAEYSSLGSSPATSNSFEAGELDKHPLKQPLVHCVDAIHVADGILDWRTPRMQTVVLQLVQDAGIHFQRLWNRMTAATAGNSLGEQAAEAHFLIPLYGPFTAYLIVFKLERLQGSKTPTTKPNSCSVRGDECRCTYQVLDCMAAATRRDAETQERRAGDVETLASLISTMLWTKGSLRFLKKAPDPGTLEEKVMMSVLPSPQSRTCVPSCNGVLPNGSSVQVLDETRFCDVSQDTQATIALLTDTGKFTLDCCGIILLFSIEAFYSGHRAGLLKPAAVPGLRFLYARRILEVFVLRKSLFHSCALPMFCAVERSCSARKPIMSLDAPSPPASVRQTLYLGAGV, from the exons ATGCATCAAGGGTCTGGCGCGGAGCGCGTCCCACAGGGCGGGGCGTGGGCGGCGCGTAGTTTCGAAGATTCTGGCGAGACGCGTCGTTCTGTCCGAAGTGCGACGTCAGGCCACAGCGAATCTGCCACTGGTGAGGGGGTGAGGCCTCTGCTCTTCCCCTCTATCCCTGCGGCTGGTTCTGCCTCCCCAAGTATCCAACACGTTCACACACCATGCGTTGCCTCTCCCGCTGAAGACCTGTATTACTCTACGTCTCAAGGTGGCGCTTTGAATAGACCTTCTTCCCGATCGAGACAGGCGTTGTTTCCTGTTCCAGAGGCAACTCTGGATCCCTCTTCGGGCGTGGTGTCTCCTCACCCCTCGCCTGGAGGTCGCCCGTCTCGAAATAGTTACCTTCCCTTTCGGGTGTCTAGGCAAAGTGTCGCTTCTCCGGCATCCAGACACGAAGAATCCGTTTTCCCCGCCGGAACGGAGGCTTCTGTTTCGGCGGCGCCTccgctctctgcgtctttcgccTGGCGCGTGCTTGCggagcagaggcggcagcgcCACAGCCAGCTTTCCCTAGGTCAGGTGTATGCACACCTGTACACTCCGGGAGCTTCGCGCAGTCCGTCTGCgcgcctgccgcctctccctcACTCCTCGCTTCGGCCCGCGTCGCTTTTGTCTTCAACCTCTGGAGGATCGCTGGCGTCATCCCGGCACGGTGACGAGAGATCTCAGAACACGCCTCACGGTCGgggacggagaagcagcccGAGTCCGGGACTGGGCTGGGGAGCCGTACGCCGTTCGCGATGGCGCCTGGGCCCGCcgtcctccgcttctcttccatcGCTCGGTTCCCGACCGCCCACGCCTTCGTCGGGTGTATCTACAGTCCACGGGTTTTGGACCACCGCGGGGACCCCGGGCGACAGGGACATGTCCGCTGACGGCCCGGCCGTGGCGGTACCTCTGTCTGGGACCCACCGTGCCGCTTTCTCGTCACTTACGCCCGGTCCAGACACGCGCTTTCATCCGTATCGGCGAGGTGCGACGCCTGCCAGCTCCACAGGATACCGATGGTCTCTCAGCTCGACTGAGAGAGCGGCGGTCGAGTTCCAGCCCCACCCTGATGCCCAGCTAGCGCAGGTGGCTTCGCGAATTCCCGCGTCAACCAGCTCATCCTTTTCGCCTGTTCAGGCTGTCGGCAGCTCTGGGGTTATGCTCCAGTCATGCCCGAGCGCCGGTTTCTTGAGCCAGGATGGACCGAGTTCGACAATCCAGGcggacgagggagaggcaTACGAAGGGGGAGACAGAGCTTCCGGGGGACCTTCTGGCGCAGGCGGAGAGATATGGGACGGTGCGCCGTCTGCCCTGTCTAGCAGTGTCGCCGCGTCACCTGTGGACATTGGAGAAGCGGCTGTCCAAGCACCGGAAGAGAATGCCACCGACGTCGGGCAGGGGCCGATGGCCCTTGCGAGTCGCTGGCTGCGGAAGTTGGTTCAGAGTGCTCGAGGAGAGGACACGACCTGGAGTGGTCAACAAGAGTTGCAGGAGGACTGTGGCACCTCGAAATACCAACTGTCTTTCACGAGTCAGACCGACAATCTGCCAGGGTTCCTCCCTCCAAACAGTTCTTGCTCGTTTCCATCTTCCGTGGTTCTGCCCATGTCGAACAGTGAACGTGGCAAAGCGGACGGAGAAGCCCTCGCTGGCATCACAGCCGAGCGGCTTTGTGAAGGAGGCGAGATGAAGAGTCGAGGCACATGGCTGTATCGTGCTCCCCCCGCAAAGAGGCTTCTCGCTTTGAATGAAGCTGGAACGAGCGCGTACACTCCGGGGGATTCTGGCGCGGAACCAGATGCCTGGTTCGCAAAGGCCGGGGCTGAGGGACCCGCGTTCccgagcgacagagagggatTTTTGTCAGCGGGAAAGACGACAAGAAGTCTGGTCAACCCGGACTACGCCCTCGACCCGTGGAGGGGTGTGTTTAGCGACAGCCAGGAGGCTCTCACCGCTTCAGCAGAGAGCGGCCGACAGAACAGGAACGTCGCCATAGAGGCGGCTGGTCCTGATGATGGGCTCGCACCACGGTGGATGGACGAACTCGTGAGTGCCATGACGATTCAGCAACGAGAGAGGCTGCTGTCCCCCGCTTTCTTCCGGCCTTTCACGTTGGAGGAAGTGGCCCAGTCGCTGGAGGAGCTCGTGCGGATCTACGCCGACGACGAGGACATCTGctcagacgcagaagagagtgaTGGCGCGGGCAAAGGCGTCAGTGAAGCACGGGAAAGAGCAAACGCAGGCAGAGTGTGtctttccgcttctctctacAAATCTGTTCACGCGTCGTCGGACGCAAGCAAGGCGTCGAACGCTTGGGGCAGTCCTCTGTCGTCTGTCAGCTCGAGTGGAGTGCCTCAAGCAGGCTCCGCCGTCCCGACAACTGTCGCTGCGGTGGAAAACAGCCAAGCGAATTCGTCGGCTCTGGCACAAGGCTCCCGAACGTATGATGCCGAAACAAACAGGGACGGGGACGCTGCGAAGGCTTCTGGAGACGGGGAACAACGTGGAAGTGGAGATTCCGCAGAGAGCGATGTTTCGGGAGACAAGAACCGGTGCGAGGCTACGCGAAGGAAGTCGAAAGACATCAGTCAGACTGAACGCGGCGGgcttctctttgccttcAACGCGGGTGTTCTCGCCCACCGCGAAAAACTTGAGAGCTTTGTATTTCTGCTGAATGTGCTGCGCCACCTGAAAGGCGTGCTCTCTGCGTGCCGACAGCCGGTGAGTGGACCGGACTCAGGTCGCCTCACGTTCGCGGCTGTCGCGGCCCGTGAGCTCTCTGGGTCCTCGGGATTGTCCCTGGGTCGCCTCGATTTCCTCGCCGACCCAGCCAAGACGAAACACGCAGAGAAAACCGCGTCCCAGTTTTGGGGCGAGCAGGCTGCGCTCAGCGCGCGTGCCCTGGTGGAGGCGCAAACGCATGCGGGATGGACTGGAGTGTGGCCGCTTCTGCCGCAGGACGCCCGCCGAGCCCTCGGGCGAGCTGTTGAACGGGCGCGGAGTTTAGACGCCGCAACCCAAGAGCTCGCTCGGGTGTATCTTCACCTGCAGGATGGAGAGTGGGATTGGGGGCGCCCCCGTCGCTCCCGGGACTCGCAGAGGCCAGACGCGGTTTTGGCGGATCAGCGGGGGTGTTGGGCGCCGAACGCGTCCTTGCCCAAGCGGGTGGAAAGGAAGAGTGCGGGAGCGCACGTGGAGAGAGAATTCATTCGCGTCAAGCGGCTTGGCGACGGCACGGAGCTATGGCGAGTTGTCGAGAGGACGGAAGCAGCGCCGGGAGATGGGCGATCTCTTTCTTCAGgggaggacgcagaggaggcaCGAACAGGCTTTTCGTGGAGCGCGTTACTTGGTCATGGCGTCCACCCGCGGGAGGAACTGAAAGGGTGGCAGTTGGCCGTCCAGACACTCTTCCAACACCCGGACGACGCTTGCGGCGGCGTTCGCCGACTcgcagaagacacaggaaTTGCGGTCACCCCCAGTACGCTTGCACTCTTGGAGGAAGTTGAGAAAGAGTTAGGGGGACCTGTCAGATCGCACTTGTCGATGCTGTCGGAGGATTTCTTGGAAAttctgtcttccctctttcccGGTCAAACCCCCCGCGTCGAG TGTATCGACATGCTGGCGGCGATCCTGAACACCATGGATTTCGTTTCGCTCGGTGCTGCAGAATACTCGTCGCTcggttcttctcctgctACCTCGAACAGTTTTGAAGCCGGTGAACTTGACAAACATCCGCTAAAACAG CCTCTCGTTCACTGCGTCGATGCCATCCATGTAGCAGATGGAATTCTGGATTGGCGAACTCCCCGCATGCAGACAGTGGTGTTGCAGCTCGTCCAAGACGCT GGAATTCATTTTCAGCGTCTGTGGAACCGCATGACGGCGGCCACTGCTGGCAATTCTCTTGGGGAACAAGCAGCTGAGGCGCACTTCTTGATTCCTCTCTACGGGCCTTTTACTGC CTACCTCATTGTGTTCAAGCTGGAAAGACTTCAGGGGTCGAAAACACCGACGACGAAGCCAAATTCGTGTAGCGTTCGCGGAGATGAATGCCGCTGCACATATCAAGTCCTAGACTGCATGGCTGCAGCAACCCGTAGGGACGCGGAAACACAAGAACGTCGCGCTGGAGATGTCGAGACGCTTGCGTCTCTGATCTCAACGATGCTGTGGACTAAAGGAAGTTTGCGATTTCTGAAAAAG GCTCCAGATCCGGGCACGCTGGAGGAGAAGGTGATGATGAGCGTTTTGCCCTCTCCGCAGTCGCGGACGTGCGTCCCATCGTGTAACGGTGTCTTGCCTAACGGCAGCTCAGTACAGGTGCTTGATGAGACTCGTTTTTGCGATGTTAGTCAAGATACTCAAGCCACGATCGCACTGTTGACGGACACCGGCAAGTTCACCCTTGATTGCTGCGGCATCATCCTGTTGTTCAGCATTGAGGCGTTCTATAG CGGACATCGCGCAGGCCTTCTGAAGCCAGCGGCTGTACCAGGTCTTCGTTTTTTGTATGCAAGACGAATCCTGGAAGTTTTTGTTTTGCGAAAGTCGTTGTTTCATTCTTGTGCTCTGCCCATGTTTTGCGCCGTTGAAAGGTCTTGCAGTGCGAGGAAGCCAATAATGTCTTTGGATGCGCCATCGCCTCCTGCCAGCGTTCGGCAAACGCTTTACTTGGGAGCAGGCGTTTGA
- a CDS encoding hypothetical protein (encoded by transcript TGME49_223750), whose translation MRFYPFCGSVHAAKMPIGHGSAAYAQQDTMADIVQGIIFERNRAVLEARAMRQEEEVTLDLVRAQRDRIEYLQKELRQLSQNFRQVCASQALNQEARSKAVHQAQEESRLLLQTSQENTELQARAHALAAQCEAAQQAEKHLSEKVSALERVQKTLQAQLVAAEAKGKDYAAQLAETKKAVESIQFQARAAEAAVKCEEATRKQYEDRIAELEHQVAEYTTRLSAAQEETKKLVLENTKAKTQVAIAAAKAEVKAKASSAAVEKVAGEDEALTMEKFRAKMKEEGAAARRQFEAKLQEAEERYRKDISDVRELLEKERTQWILQSEEEKRQLLAQAESEKEHVKRRVQEEFAAQIRAAETQAKERKMDAREATAKLQAENEALQKAKVALEEAAKREKEEREQERQERQKVQERMSQMEEEVVRLRNERDEKAVQDQQPGEKKLVSVEVEALSKEAENLRQKVAILEKEQKKLETEKLGLERENARLQEELGEDVASTFASEGDVMSAGKAKSKEVHDLEDELEKTREEVQKWKRRAVHERQRRKSEQAIGETDDESGDEAKAEPEGGATFDEEEGKEEQARTEIAELTTDEADSGELHSLGEEELVKRLETMREKLKTARSVYMELVQKYNTLVKKYNKLIDVVAAMDPRKREKHKEAVKTKQDMPLEDESGGGIFSFFW comes from the exons ATGCGTTTTTACCCTTTTTGCGGAAGCGTTCATGCTGCCAAGATGCCGATCGGACACGGAAGCGCGGCTTACGCCCAACAGGACACCATGGCGGACATTGTGCAGGGAATCATATTCGAGAGGAATCGCGCCGTTTTAGAG GCTCGAGCAATGcggcaagaggaagaagtgacTCTGGACCTAGTTCGGGCACAGCGGGACCGGATCGAGTATCTGCAGAAGGAACTGCGACAGCTTTCGCAGAATTTC AGACAAGTGTGTGCAAGTCAAGCTCTAAACCAGGAGGCGCGGTCGAAGGCAGTTCACCAGGCACAGGAAGAGTCacggcttctccttcag ACCTCCCAAGAGAACACGGAACTTCAGGcacgcgcgcatgcactggccgCGCAGTGTGAAGCGGCGCAGCAAGCGGAAAAGCATTTGAGTGAGAAAGTCAGTGCTCTGGAGCGAGTGCAGAAAACTCTTCAGGCTCAGCTGGTGGCTGCCGAGGCGAAGGGAAAGGACTATGCGGCCCAGCTGGCCGAAACAAAAAAGGCTGTAGAGTCCATTCAGTTCCAAGCTCGCGCGGCCGAGGCCGCGGTGAAATGTGAAGAGGCAACTCGCAAGCAGTACGAAGATCGGATCGCCGAACTGGAGCACCAAGTTGCCGAGTACACGACACGGCTTTCAGCCGcgcaagaggaaacgaagaaacttGTACTTGAGAACACGAAGGCGAAAACCCAAGTGGCGATCGCAGCCGCCAAAGCCGAGGTGAAAGCCAAGGCTTCATCCGCGGCGGTGGAGAAGGTGgcgggagaggacgaggcgctCACAATGGAGAAGTTTCGCGCGAAAATGAAGGAGGAAGGGGCGGCGGCGAGGCGGCAGTTCGAGGCGAAGCTCcaggaggcggaagaacGGTACAGAAAGGACATTTCAGACGTCCGCGAACTGCTGGAGAAGGAGCGCACGCAGTGGATTCTtcagagcgaggaagagaagcggcagctgctcgcacaagccgagagcgagaaagagcaTGTGAAGCGACGCGTGCAGGAGGAGTTTGCGGCGCAGATTCGGGCGGCAGAAACgcaagcgaaggagaggaagatggacgcgcgagaggcgacggcCAAGCTGCAGGCCGAGAATGAGGCCCTTCAGAAGGCGAAGGTAGCCCTggaggaggcagcgaagcgtgaaaaagaagagcgcgagcaggagcgacaggagagacagaaggttCAGGAGCGGATGAGCCAGATGGAGGAGGAAGTGGTGCGTCTCAGGAACGAACGCGACGAGAAGGCTGTACAGGACCAGCAGccgggggagaagaagctggtCAGCGTGGAAGTGGAAGCGCTATCAAAGGAAGCGGAAAACTTGCGGCAGAAAGTGGCCATCCttgagaaggaacagaagaaacttgaaacagagaaactcgGGCTGGAACGCGAGAATGCCAGACTGCAAGAGGAACTCGGCGAAGATGTGGCGAGCACCTTTGCCAGCGAAGGGGATGTCATGTCCGCCGGCAAGGCGAAGTCAAAGGAAGTGCACGACCTGGAGGACGAGCTGGAGAAAACCCGTGAAGAGGTgcaaaagtggaagagacgGGCGGTgcacgagagacagaggcgaaagtCAGAGCAAGCAATTGGAGAAACGGACgacgagagcggagacgaggCCAAGGCGGAACCGGAGGGAGGTGCAACAttcgacgaggaagaaggcaaggaGGAACAAGCAAGAACAGAGATAGCTGAGTTAACTAccgacgaagcagacagtGGCGAGCTGCACTCACTAGGCGAAGAGGAGCTCGTGAAGAGACTCGAAACTATGCGCGAAAAACTCAAGACAGCCAGGTCGGTGTACATGGAGCTTGTGCAGAAGTACAACACCCTCGTCAAAAAGTACAACAAACTCATCGACGTTGTCGCAGCCATGGACCCAAG GAAGAGGGAAAAGCACAAGGAAGCGGTGAAGACAAAGCAGGACATGCCGCTCGAGGATGAAAGTGGAGGCGGAATATTCAGCTTTTTCTGGTAG